The Chroogloeocystis siderophila 5.2 s.c.1 genome contains the following window.
AAGATTTAGAAGCAATAGTTACTGCGTCAGAGGTGGATATTGTTGTCGAAGTTCTAGGTGGATTAGAACCCGCGCGCTCGCTCATCCTCAAAGCCATTCATCACGGAAAACACGTCGTTACCGCCAATAAAGCCGTAATTTCGCGTTATGGGGACGAAATTTTTACAGCGGCGAATGCGGCGGGTGTCTACGTCATGCTAGAAGCGGCGGTAGGTGGCGGTATTCCTGTGATTCAACCACTCAAGCAAGCTTTAAGCGTTAACCGCATTCAAGCCGTAACAGGAATTGTCAACGGCACAACGAACTACATCCTGACACGGATGCAAACCGAAGGTAGTGACTTTAACGCAGTTTTAGCCGATGCCCAAAAACTCGGTTACGCCGAAGCCGATCCCACTGCGGACGTAGACGGGTTAGACGCCGCCGATAAGATTGCGATTCTTGCTTCTTTGGCGTTTGGCGGGCGCATCAAGCTACAAGAAGTTTATAGTGAAGGAATTCGTAACGTCAGTCAAGCAGATATTGCGTATGCCGATAAACTCGGCTTTGTGATTAAACTCTTAGCAATTGCCCAACGAACTCCATCCTCGTCAGCGCTTTCAGTCAGAGTCCACCCGACGCTGGTGGCGCGATCGCATCCTTTAGCGAGTATTAATGGCGTCTACAACGCGATTTTAATCGAAGGCGAACCTTTGGGACAAGTGATGTTTTATGGTCCTGGCGCAGGGGCTGGGGCGACGGCAAGTGCTGTCGTTTCAGATATTATGAACGTTGCCGCTGTTTTGAAAACAAAAAGCGATCGCGTCCAAACGCAATTCAATCCTTTACTTGCTTGTTCGCATCAAGATTATTGCGCGATCGCCCCAATGGCGGAACTTACAACGCGATTTTATGCCCGCTTTTTGACAAAAGATCGTCCTGGTGTCATTGGTAAATTAGGAACTTGTTTTGGCAACTACGGCGTCAGCCTAGAATCAATCGTGCAAATTGGTTTGCAAGGCGATTTAGCCGAAATCGTCGTTGTCACCCACGATGTCCGCGAAGGAAATTTTCACTCATCTTTAACTGAAATTCGTACCCTCGAAGCAGTAGATAGCATTCCTAGCGTGCTACGAGTTCTCTAGAGGCAAATTTATTCGCGATTTTTCGGTAAAATTCCCCAAATTGGAGTATTTCAAAATTTGCACCTGTGGGTTACTTTTTTAAGAGTTAGATTTACCTATTTGGTAGTTCAGATGACAAATCTCCCTCCCGATCCGCCGTCATCGCCAAGAAGTCCCTTAGGATTTGATGAGTTTATCGCCATTTTGGTTGCTTTAGGTGCCATTGGCGCTATTTTGCTTTGGTCAATTGGTCGTCGCGATCGCGGTTTCGACTGGGTTGGTATTCCTGGATTATTAACGCCATCGCCCTCACCAACGGTGACTCCCACGTTGGCACCAACTCCACCAGCTGCAACAGCAACACCGATACTACCACTGCCACCAGCTGCTCCAACCACACCGTCACCCGAAGCACTTGTACCTGCACCCACACAACCCCAACCTTTTGCAGGTATTGTTCCTGTTCCCGCGCCCGTCCCGCAAGCAACACCAACACCGACACCAGAACAACTGCAACCCATTGCGTTTGTTGATGTCCCCGAAAATTATTGGGCTCGTCCCTTTATCGATGCGCTTTCGGCACGTGGGATCGTAAGTGGCTTTGCTGGCGACTATTTTCGCCCTGATGAACCAGTAACGCGTGCAGAGTTTGCCGCAATTTTACAAGCGGCTTTTGACCAACCGCCAGGGTCTGGAGAACAGGCGATCGCTTTTACAGATGTTCCCGCTGATTTCTGGGGAGTTCCAGCAATTGGTAGCGCGATTAGAAGTGGCTTTATGCGAGGGTATCCAGGAAATATCTTCCGACCACAACAACAGATTCCGCGTGCCCAAGTATTAGTGGCGCTAGCAAGTGGTTTAAACTTACCAACTCCTCAAAATCCTAATCAGACATTGGGTGTATTTGGCGACGCCAACCAAATTCCTAACTGGGCAGTTGAACAGGTAGCCGCTGCAACCGATGCCGGTTTAGTCGTCAACTATCCTGAAACAAATGTGCTAGAACCAAACCGTAATGCGACCCGCGCTGAAGTAACTGCTTCTATTTACCAAGCTTTAGTGCGTGCAGGTAGATTAGAACCAATTCAATCTCAATACGTAGTACAACAGCAGCAATAAATTTAGATAAGCTTGGCGACTGAAGTCGCAGCTAAAAAACTAAGTCCACGAAGATGGACTCAAAATAAGAACCAAAAACCTGTGAAGACAGGTTTTGTTTGTCCAGGTGTGCTTTTAACCGCTAGCCTCAAAGCAAGAAAATATATATCGACAAAATAAACGGGCGCAGGTTTTGTTAAATACAATTCCCTCGCCCTTAAAATTCGCTATGTTGGTTAATAGCTTTTATGATTCCGGTAGTTGCTGACTGCCAATTACTTGCTTTTTCAACGATTGTAGTTCTTGTGATAACTCTTGGCGTTTGGAAGCTTGCAGTAAATAGCGGTTCACAAACCAAACTGAGTAACCAATCCCTACGAGTTCAAAAGTTGGTGCAAGTAGTGGAATATCATTGAGTGCATCTAACACAGCTAGAACTACCTTAACAGTAATAATAGCTGCCAGGATTAAACCGACAGTAATAATCGGCTGCTTGTACTCATTGAAAAATCTGCCAATATAATCAGGTAGTTGAGCGAGAAATTCAGAAATTTGCGAGCCAACACGCCGCCACTGTTCGTCTTGTGTAGAGGGTGGTAAAGTAGCTAGAGGTGCTGAATCTGAAACCCCTATCGTTTCTGAAGAAGTAGGGTTTGCGTATTCCGGTGGTTGCACTTGTGATTCCATAGTTTTAAGGTCGTTTTCCAATGTCAACTTTTACGAGTGTTTTCCGGTGATACTGTAAATGTGTAGCACCGCTATGTTTGGCACAGAAAAGTATTCTCGATTTCTTTTTACGATACTTGACTCACAAGTGTGCTTCATCAACTCCAAGATAGAGAGGCGCAATTGTGAGAAAAGTCAGAAGACAGAATAATAAATCCTCCTTTTACGTATAAACACCTAAACTAAGATAGCTGATTTTACTAATTTTTCAGCTTTAAATTTCTCTCTCTTACGCAATTTTTATGGAATTGCTGGAGTATAACTATTTTTGCTTAGTATATCACCTGATTTTTCTGTCAATTAGGTGCGAGGATGCAATAGAAGCTATTTGCTACTAGCCAAGGTTAGAGATAATTTATAATAAGCGAACCACTCTTTCGTTGACTGTGTTAAATTTAACGCTCGCCTTGAGGTTAAACTATCAAACCAAGAGCCACAGTCACATAACAATCAGCCACCAGCAGCAAAAGTAGCCATAATCAAAACTGAAAGGAGAATACCAGGTGTAAGTAGCAATATCAGCATCAATAAGTCATGCGTATTCATTTTGGCCTCCTTCTAGGACTTTAAACTCACTTTATTTACTGTCATCAAAAATGTACTCACGCTTGTGGAGGATTGTGCTGTCATTGAGGAAGTACACGCTTAATCTTCTACAGCGTATCACTCATTAATTTACACAACTTGGCTGTTCCTGGAAGTTAGATAATCTGAAAAGATAACTTTCGACGATGACTTGACAGACGGGGACTTAGCAAGTGTAGTAAATAGAGCAAATTTACCTTTACTAACTCTAGCAGATCGCTCGTAGTGAACAGTTCAAATTAAAGGTGAATTTAAACCTTTAAGTAGCGTCTGCGCGATCGCTTTACCTTGAACTAAGACGTTGAATCCACCAAGCCCGATAGGATCAAGTAGCTGATGCAAACTATCCCTTCGCTGTAGTAGCTTTTGCACTGATGGCGGTGATAGTGTCGCAAGTGCAGCAATGCGATTCCCTAATCCCAAAGCCATCAAAAATAATCCTTGCTGCGTCAAGCCTACCGTTGTTAAACCACACAATTCACCCCATACTTGCAGCGCTGTAAAATCGACGTGCGCTGTAATATCTTGTTTTCCAACGTAAATGTAAGGATTATTATGGCGATGATGGCGATAGTAACATTGCAGTGTTCCTTGTCGAAATGGGTTGTAGTAGCGGCTAGCCGAATAGCCATAATCGATCGTTAACACGTAACCTCGCTGGAGTTTTGCTGCTACCGTTTTCAACCAATCTAAAGCTGCTAAATTGACTTCACTACGATAACCTTCAGGATAAGCGGGAGAAGGTAACGCAATCTTGATTAAATCAAAGTAATCAAAAATCCTGGCTGTTGAAACTTCGCCTAC
Protein-coding sequences here:
- a CDS encoding CAAD domain-containing protein; this encodes MESQVQPPEYANPTSSETIGVSDSAPLATLPPSTQDEQWRRVGSQISEFLAQLPDYIGRFFNEYKQPIITVGLILAAIITVKVVLAVLDALNDIPLLAPTFELVGIGYSVWFVNRYLLQASKRQELSQELQSLKKQVIGSQQLPES
- a CDS encoding S-layer homology domain-containing protein — its product is MTNLPPDPPSSPRSPLGFDEFIAILVALGAIGAILLWSIGRRDRGFDWVGIPGLLTPSPSPTVTPTLAPTPPAATATPILPLPPAAPTTPSPEALVPAPTQPQPFAGIVPVPAPVPQATPTPTPEQLQPIAFVDVPENYWARPFIDALSARGIVSGFAGDYFRPDEPVTRAEFAAILQAAFDQPPGSGEQAIAFTDVPADFWGVPAIGSAIRSGFMRGYPGNIFRPQQQIPRAQVLVALASGLNLPTPQNPNQTLGVFGDANQIPNWAVEQVAAATDAGLVVNYPETNVLEPNRNATRAEVTASIYQALVRAGRLEPIQSQYVVQQQQ
- a CDS encoding homoserine dehydrogenase is translated as MTFKVGLLGLGTVGTGTAQVLLDPTGRHPLLQEIEIYQIGVRSLAKERGINLPKDILTKDLEAIVTASEVDIVVEVLGGLEPARSLILKAIHHGKHVVTANKAVISRYGDEIFTAANAAGVYVMLEAAVGGGIPVIQPLKQALSVNRIQAVTGIVNGTTNYILTRMQTEGSDFNAVLADAQKLGYAEADPTADVDGLDAADKIAILASLAFGGRIKLQEVYSEGIRNVSQADIAYADKLGFVIKLLAIAQRTPSSSALSVRVHPTLVARSHPLASINGVYNAILIEGEPLGQVMFYGPGAGAGATASAVVSDIMNVAAVLKTKSDRVQTQFNPLLACSHQDYCAIAPMAELTTRFYARFLTKDRPGVIGKLGTCFGNYGVSLESIVQIGLQGDLAEIVVVTHDVREGNFHSSLTEIRTLEAVDSIPSVLRVL